The proteins below come from a single Aegilops tauschii subsp. strangulata cultivar AL8/78 chromosome 6, Aet v6.0, whole genome shotgun sequence genomic window:
- the LOC109781923 gene encoding BAG family molecular chaperone regulator 2, which produces MIQKVKATMIKLRYSKRLFKRSSWSKASAGGGHGGVGGGGEIEWEVRPGGMLVQKRDGGRAEEVIMVRVSTGFSWHDVSIGATRTFGELKVMLSMVTGLEPREQRLLFKGKEREDTDHLHMVGVRDKDKVLLLEDPALKDMKLRAARAVAAQVTQSPRQPFIQV; this is translated from the exons ATGATACAGAAAGTTAAGGCAACCATGATCAAGCTGAGGTACTCCAAGAGGCTGTTCAAGAGGAGCTCCTGGTCGAAGGCGAGTGctggcggcggccatggcggtgTCGGCGGCGGTGGGGAGATAGAGTGGGAGGTGAGACCGGGAGGGATGCTGGTGCAGAAGAGGGACGGGGGGCGGGCGGAGGAGGTGATCATGGTGAGGGTGTCCACTGGATTCTCATGGCATGATGTCTCCATTGGGGCCACACGCACTTTTG GGGAACTGAAGGTTATGTTGTCCATGGTGACCGGGCTGGAGCCGAGGGAGCAGAGGCTGTTGttcaaggggaaggagagggaggacaCTGACCACCTCCACATGGTTGGGGTGAGGGACAAGGACAAGGTCCTCCTTCTCGAGGACCCTGCCCTCAAGGATATGAAGCTCCGTGCGGCGAGAGCGGTCGCGGCACAGGTCACGCaaagcccgcgtcagccttttatccaGGTGTAG